A genomic region of Planococcus kocurii contains the following coding sequences:
- the ezrA gene encoding septation ring formation regulator EzrA, which produces MMEYIIIAVIILLAVTIIGFMFRKKHLAEIERLEQLKLQIQNKPILEELTKVKQLNMNGQTEEMFERWRNVWTEIMDVHIPKIDAALYDAEEAINRFRFNKATKLEQDTEVKIDLVDQQMNGILVELKELIGSEEKNRSEIDLLQEKYRRARKNLLAHQHSYGMAAVPLEKKLESFIPLFDEYEQLTNEGNYLKARETVISLSSEGEEAFLLVDDIPPLLSDVQTKIPSYVAELRQGKEEMEEQSYYLGHLELTLQLDEIEEELEVLKENITLLEIPQTKIAVEKIKDRIDSFYELLEKEVEAKQYVDEFRIDTERHLEVVARDTKEMDEECRYVQHSYKISESEAAIPKSCMDKMEQLAKRYSLLASRLEEDQSAYSSLQEELVHIREDLSIVDSTQIDFMTALKSLRIEENNARAKVEQLKRKLQETDRILHKANIPGIPEDMDVRLEEAEEHLFVTIQTLREVPLNIKLVDNYLEQAEKSIEDGHTKAVEMVENVLLIERIIQYGNRYRKSNLQLDAKLEEAEESFRQLRYTKALEEAATAVENFEPGSMKRIEVLVKEDAWRI; this is translated from the coding sequence ATGATGGAGTATATCATCATTGCGGTCATCATTCTATTAGCGGTAACAATCATTGGTTTTATGTTTCGTAAAAAACATTTAGCTGAAATTGAGCGCTTGGAACAGTTAAAACTGCAAATACAAAATAAACCGATACTTGAAGAATTGACTAAAGTGAAACAGTTGAACATGAATGGCCAGACAGAAGAAATGTTCGAACGCTGGCGCAACGTGTGGACTGAAATTATGGATGTGCATATTCCTAAAATTGATGCTGCTTTATATGATGCAGAAGAAGCAATTAATCGTTTCAGATTCAACAAAGCGACAAAGCTAGAACAAGATACAGAAGTTAAAATTGATCTTGTGGATCAGCAGATGAACGGCATTTTGGTAGAACTAAAAGAGTTGATTGGTAGCGAGGAAAAAAATCGCAGTGAAATTGATCTTCTTCAAGAAAAATACCGTCGTGCACGTAAAAACTTATTGGCTCATCAGCATTCTTACGGGATGGCTGCTGTACCGTTAGAGAAAAAACTTGAGTCTTTTATTCCGTTATTTGATGAATATGAACAACTGACCAATGAAGGGAATTACCTGAAAGCACGTGAAACCGTCATTAGTTTATCGTCAGAAGGCGAAGAGGCGTTTTTACTAGTTGATGACATTCCACCGTTATTGTCGGATGTCCAAACTAAAATTCCTTCTTACGTTGCTGAATTGCGTCAAGGCAAAGAAGAAATGGAAGAGCAGTCTTATTACTTAGGACATTTAGAATTGACTCTTCAACTGGACGAAATAGAAGAAGAACTAGAAGTATTAAAAGAAAATATAACGCTTCTGGAAATTCCACAAACGAAAATTGCAGTCGAAAAAATAAAAGATCGCATTGATTCATTTTATGAACTTTTGGAAAAAGAAGTGGAAGCGAAACAATATGTAGACGAATTCCGCATCGATACAGAGCGTCATTTAGAAGTTGTGGCACGAGATACAAAAGAAATGGATGAAGAGTGTAGATACGTTCAGCATAGCTATAAAATTAGCGAAAGCGAAGCGGCTATTCCAAAGTCATGTATGGATAAAATGGAGCAATTAGCAAAACGCTATAGTTTGCTGGCATCACGTCTCGAAGAAGATCAATCGGCATATTCAAGTCTTCAAGAAGAATTGGTTCATATTCGTGAGGATTTATCAATTGTTGACTCGACACAAATTGATTTTATGACGGCACTTAAGAGCTTGCGCATCGAAGAAAACAATGCGCGCGCGAAAGTAGAACAGTTGAAACGTAAATTGCAAGAAACCGATCGTATTTTGCATAAAGCCAATATACCGGGTATTCCAGAAGACATGGATGTGCGTCTAGAAGAAGCCGAAGAACACCTTTTCGTGACAATCCAGACTTTGCGTGAAGTACCATTAAACATCAAGCTTGTGGATAATTATTTAGAACAAGCTGAAAAAAGTATTGAAGACGGTCATACTAAAGCAGTTGAAATGGTTGAAAATGTACTTTTGATTGAGCGCATCATTCAATATGGCAACCGTTACCGCAAATCCAATCTTCAGTTAGATGCCAAACTTGAAGAAGCTGAAGAATCATTTAGACAGCTTCGTTATACAAAAGCATTAGAAGAAGCGGCAACTGCAGTCGAAAACTTTGAACCAGGTTCGATGAAACGGATTGAAGTGCTGGTTAAAGAAGACGCATGGCGCATTTAA
- the thiI gene encoding tRNA uracil 4-sulfurtransferase ThiI, which translates to MKINQVLVRYGELSTKGKNRSSFIGRLRDNVRQTFSDLKGIQIKAERDRMFITSDSEQQLAQVIERLPHVFGIQSFSPVTACELDMETMKKTAEAVIAKIEDTDKSFKISVKRPFKEFPHEKPEIMKELSSHVLRVFPDLKVQMKDPEIDLKVEVRKEAVYMMAEVIQGAGGLPVGAGGKALLMLSGGLDSPVAGYHMLKRGVRLELIHFFSPPFTNERAKEKVFDLAEKLSQFGSSVNLHIIPFTQLQQEVHKQVPDNITMTSTRRMMMRVADLVMAETNCRAIITGESLGQVASQTLESLQAINAVTNTPILRPLIATDKLEIIDTAQKIGTYDISIRPFEDCCTIFTPANPKIKPKLEKVEYYENFVSFDEMIGEAVSQREVIKFPRIKENQFEDLL; encoded by the coding sequence ATGAAAATCAATCAAGTTCTCGTACGTTACGGCGAATTATCAACCAAAGGCAAAAATCGCAGTTCATTTATTGGACGGCTGCGAGATAATGTCAGACAGACTTTTTCAGACTTGAAAGGAATCCAAATCAAAGCAGAGCGTGACCGGATGTTTATTACATCAGACAGTGAGCAACAATTGGCACAAGTGATTGAGCGCTTGCCGCATGTATTCGGTATCCAATCGTTTAGTCCAGTAACAGCATGTGAATTAGACATGGAAACAATGAAAAAAACAGCAGAAGCAGTTATCGCTAAAATTGAAGATACCGATAAAAGTTTTAAAATATCGGTAAAACGACCATTCAAAGAATTTCCTCACGAAAAACCGGAAATCATGAAAGAACTCAGCTCACATGTATTAAGAGTCTTTCCAGATTTAAAAGTTCAAATGAAAGACCCTGAAATTGATTTGAAAGTAGAAGTTCGAAAAGAAGCTGTTTATATGATGGCGGAAGTGATTCAAGGAGCAGGTGGTTTGCCAGTAGGAGCGGGCGGTAAAGCATTGCTCATGCTATCGGGTGGTTTAGACAGTCCGGTTGCAGGCTATCATATGCTCAAACGTGGCGTTAGACTAGAACTGATTCACTTCTTTAGTCCACCGTTTACTAATGAACGTGCCAAGGAAAAGGTATTTGATTTAGCTGAAAAGCTATCGCAGTTTGGTTCATCCGTCAATTTGCACATCATACCGTTTACACAGCTTCAGCAAGAAGTACACAAGCAAGTGCCGGATAACATCACGATGACTTCGACGCGGCGCATGATGATGCGCGTAGCTGATTTGGTGATGGCTGAGACAAATTGCCGAGCAATCATTACAGGAGAAAGTCTAGGACAAGTGGCAAGCCAAACGTTAGAAAGTTTACAAGCGATTAACGCGGTCACAAACACGCCCATTTTGCGGCCGCTAATTGCGACGGATAAGTTGGAGATTATCGATACAGCTCAAAAAATTGGCACGTACGATATCTCTATCCGTCCGTTTGAAGATTGCTGCACGATTTTTACACCAGCAAATCCCAAAATCAAGCCAAAACTTGAAAAAGTCGAGTACTACGAGAACTTTGTTTCGTTCGATGAAATGATCGGTGAAGCAGTATCTCAAAGAGAAGTTATTAAGTTTCCACGCATTAAAGAGAATCAGTTTGAAGATCTTTTATAA
- a CDS encoding cysteine desulfurase family protein, whose protein sequence is MIYLDNSATTKPKKEVLDAYMKVNELFYANPSSLHVLGNQAEDLLETARTQLKNLLHMENVVFTSGGTEANNLALIGTAQSYQHRGKHIITAETEHPSVLNSLVALERQGFNITRLPVDSSGGIHVDELKKSLQNDTILVSLMHVNNEIGTIHPIADIARLLRKRRIFFHVDAVQSIGKLIFDPTALPDLITLSAHKIHGLKGSGLLAYSGVELETIQYGGGQESGIRSGTVSVPNAVALAKALRLVEPNPLHKQWNQDLRQFFSGFNGVKIVSPKQAAPHILAVAVKGIKGEILVSGLQKESVIVSTSSACSSKTRHTSRVIQAIGLPREFKDGVIRISFGEFTTEQDIIALKTAFQRVYRMIKGV, encoded by the coding sequence ATGATTTACTTGGATAATAGCGCAACCACAAAACCAAAAAAAGAAGTGCTCGATGCGTATATGAAAGTAAATGAGCTATTTTATGCAAATCCGTCTTCATTGCATGTGCTCGGAAACCAAGCGGAAGATTTGCTAGAAACCGCACGAACTCAATTAAAAAATCTGTTGCATATGGAGAATGTTGTCTTTACTTCTGGTGGTACAGAAGCAAACAACTTAGCATTGATTGGTACAGCTCAGAGTTATCAGCATAGAGGCAAGCACATCATCACTGCTGAAACAGAGCACCCTTCTGTCTTAAATAGCCTTGTTGCGCTAGAACGACAAGGCTTTAACATCACGCGTTTACCAGTCGATTCTTCCGGAGGTATTCATGTTGATGAATTGAAAAAATCGTTGCAGAACGATACAATTTTAGTTTCATTAATGCATGTCAATAATGAAATAGGCACCATTCATCCAATTGCAGATATTGCTCGTCTGTTAAGAAAAAGACGTATTTTCTTTCATGTGGATGCAGTGCAAAGTATCGGGAAACTGATATTTGATCCAACCGCTTTGCCCGACTTGATCACACTATCGGCACATAAAATTCACGGACTAAAAGGCAGTGGGCTTCTAGCATATTCTGGAGTTGAATTAGAAACGATTCAATATGGAGGAGGGCAGGAATCGGGGATACGCAGTGGTACCGTTTCTGTACCAAATGCAGTCGCTTTAGCAAAAGCATTAAGGTTAGTAGAACCAAATCCACTACACAAACAATGGAATCAAGACTTACGCCAATTTTTCTCAGGGTTTAACGGCGTAAAAATAGTTAGCCCAAAACAAGCTGCTCCTCACATTCTAGCGGTAGCTGTAAAAGGCATTAAAGGTGAGATTTTGGTATCGGGTTTGCAAAAAGAATCGGTCATTGTTTCCACTTCAAGTGCCTGCTCATCGAAAACGCGTCATACGAGTCGAGTAATTCAAGCAATCGGTTTGCCGCGTGAATTTAAAGATGGTGTGATCCGCATCAGTTTTGGAGAATTTACAACAGAGCAGGATATTATTGCACTTAAAACAGCATTTCAGCGGGTATACCGCATGATTAAAGGAGTTTAA
- a CDS encoding cobalamin-binding protein, producing MRIISICPSNTELLAFLDAEHLLVGVDDYSDWPKEITTLPRLGPDLSIRMDELEALQPDLVLASLSVPGMERNIDELVRRKIPHLILDPQSLEEIGQDLLKVAHACGLDATTVHNEYLAVIEDIKTRGQLAATRPSLYWEWWPKPVFTPGNINWLTEISAITGARNLFDDTDSANIQTDWADVLERQPDYILLAWVGILTAKVKPELVKKRPGWDDMTAINHIHVMEEELYCRPSPRLIEGAIRLGKLIHPNEFNDMELPRFIKEKQI from the coding sequence ATGCGAATTATTTCAATTTGCCCGAGCAATACAGAATTACTAGCATTTTTAGATGCCGAACATCTACTCGTCGGGGTTGATGATTATTCTGACTGGCCTAAAGAAATTACAACATTGCCTCGTCTAGGACCTGACTTGTCGATTCGGATGGATGAACTAGAAGCGTTACAACCTGACTTGGTATTGGCGTCATTGAGTGTTCCTGGAATGGAGAGGAACATAGACGAGTTGGTGCGGAGAAAAATCCCTCACCTTATTTTGGATCCTCAGTCATTAGAAGAAATCGGACAAGACCTGTTAAAGGTCGCGCATGCTTGTGGACTCGATGCCACGACTGTTCATAACGAATACCTAGCCGTCATTGAAGACATCAAAACACGTGGGCAACTTGCTGCAACTCGTCCATCGTTGTACTGGGAATGGTGGCCAAAGCCTGTTTTCACACCAGGTAACATCAACTGGCTAACAGAAATCAGTGCCATTACCGGCGCTAGAAATTTGTTCGATGACACTGATTCTGCTAATATCCAAACAGATTGGGCCGATGTGCTCGAACGCCAACCTGATTATATTTTACTTGCCTGGGTCGGTATTTTAACGGCAAAAGTAAAACCGGAACTCGTTAAAAAGCGCCCCGGCTGGGATGACATGACCGCTATCAATCACATTCATGTAATGGAAGAAGAATTGTATTGCCGACCTTCTCCTCGCTTGATTGAAGGCGCTATCCGTTTAGGAAAACTCATTCACCCGAATGAATTCAATGATATGGAACTGCCTCGCTTCATTAAAGAAAAGCAAATTTAA
- the rpsD gene encoding 30S ribosomal protein S4 has product MSRYTGPSWKLSRRLGISLTGTGKELEKRPYAPGQHGANQRRKVSEYGLQLQEKQKLRFMYGVNERQFKTLFNKAGKMDGKHGENFMILLEARLDNVVYRLGLARTRRQARQIVNHGHILVDGKRVDIPSFSVKPGQTIAFREKSNNLDVVNEAIEVNNFVPEYVTIDTDSKTGTFVRLPERSELSAEINEQLIVEYYSR; this is encoded by the coding sequence ATGTCTCGTTATACAGGTCCATCATGGAAACTGTCACGCCGCTTAGGAATTTCCCTTACAGGCACAGGTAAAGAATTAGAAAAACGCCCTTACGCACCAGGTCAACACGGTGCTAACCAGCGCAGAAAAGTTTCTGAATATGGTTTGCAATTACAAGAAAAACAAAAACTACGCTTTATGTACGGAGTGAACGAACGTCAGTTCAAAACTTTGTTCAATAAAGCTGGTAAAATGGACGGCAAACACGGTGAAAACTTCATGATCCTTCTTGAAGCTCGCCTTGATAACGTTGTTTATCGTTTAGGTCTTGCGCGCACTCGTCGCCAAGCTCGTCAAATCGTAAACCACGGCCACATCCTTGTTGATGGCAAACGCGTTGACATCCCGTCATTCAGCGTGAAACCAGGACAAACAATTGCTTTCCGTGAAAAATCAAACAACCTTGATGTAGTAAACGAAGCAATCGAAGTAAACAACTTTGTTCCTGAATACGTAACTATCGATACTGATAGCAAAACAGGAACATTCGTACGCCTTCCAGAGCGTAGCGAATTGTCTGCTGAAATCAACGAACAGTTGATCGTTGAGTACTACTCACGTTAA
- a CDS encoding GAF domain-containing protein: MFTQTDYSGSSIEQYTMLSKQLDALLDGEKNSIANLSNASALLNQFLERINWVGFYLMEEGELVLGPFQGLPACVRISVGKGVCGTAVADKKTMLVEDVQAFPGHIACDAASRSEIVVPLMKEDQVIGVLDIDSPELSRFTEEDQQGLELFAKVLMKHL, encoded by the coding sequence ATGTTTACACAAACAGATTACAGTGGCAGTAGCATTGAACAATACACGATGCTTTCAAAACAATTAGATGCTTTATTAGACGGTGAGAAAAACAGCATTGCTAATTTAAGTAATGCCTCTGCTTTACTCAATCAATTTCTTGAACGCATCAACTGGGTTGGATTTTATTTGATGGAAGAAGGCGAACTTGTTCTTGGGCCTTTCCAAGGTTTGCCGGCATGCGTACGAATTTCAGTCGGAAAAGGCGTTTGCGGTACAGCTGTTGCTGACAAAAAAACCATGTTAGTAGAAGACGTTCAAGCATTTCCTGGTCACATTGCATGTGATGCAGCGTCACGTTCTGAAATTGTCGTGCCATTGATGAAAGAAGATCAAGTGATTGGGGTTCTTGATATTGATAGCCCTGAGTTAAGTCGTTTCACAGAAGAAGATCAGCAAGGCTTAGAACTATTCGCCAAAGTGTTGATGAAGCATTTATAA
- the megL gene encoding methionine gamma-lyase: MRDKEMNIETAVIHKGYDSTKHHDSLVTPLYQTSTYSFASAEQGEDRFAGNCEGNIYSRLGNPTVRVLEERMAEIEGGQGALAFGSGMASVSAILIYLTKAGDHVLCSRGIYGCTFGLLEIMEEKYGITHSLVSMTTEEEVENAIRPETVCIYVETPINPTMELVNLEAVMAVAKKHNIRVVVDNTFCSPYLQNPLKMGADFVLHSATKYLNGHGDVVGGVLVGSDAEEMQHIRMTVQKDVGGIMSPFDAWLLLRGLKTLHVRMDRHVSNTKVVLEFLKQQEIVKNIYYPFDDSHPQVEIAKRQMREGGGLISFEIEGGKKEAQAFLNALSLIKIAVSLGDAETLIQHPATMTHAVVPPESRQAMGISDSLLRLSVGLEHTDDLIEDLNKAFEQVKPKLQEI; encoded by the coding sequence ATGAGAGATAAAGAAATGAACATTGAGACGGCGGTTATCCATAAAGGGTACGACAGCACTAAACATCATGATAGTTTGGTGACACCACTTTATCAAACTTCAACGTATTCGTTTGCAAGTGCCGAGCAAGGGGAAGATCGTTTTGCAGGGAATTGCGAAGGAAATATTTACTCGCGTCTCGGAAATCCAACAGTTCGCGTACTCGAAGAACGAATGGCAGAAATCGAAGGCGGTCAAGGTGCATTAGCTTTTGGGTCGGGGATGGCCTCGGTTAGTGCGATTTTGATTTATTTGACGAAAGCGGGAGATCACGTTCTTTGTTCACGAGGCATTTACGGCTGCACGTTCGGTTTGTTGGAGATTATGGAAGAGAAATATGGCATTACGCATAGCTTGGTGTCGATGACTACTGAAGAAGAGGTAGAAAATGCGATTCGCCCAGAAACGGTCTGCATATACGTAGAAACACCTATCAATCCGACTATGGAACTTGTGAATCTTGAAGCAGTCATGGCGGTAGCGAAAAAACACAACATTCGAGTCGTTGTAGATAATACCTTCTGTTCACCTTACTTACAAAATCCATTAAAAATGGGCGCAGACTTTGTTTTGCATAGTGCGACGAAATACTTGAATGGCCACGGAGATGTAGTTGGTGGCGTTTTAGTCGGAAGTGATGCAGAAGAAATGCAACATATTCGAATGACGGTACAAAAAGACGTCGGTGGTATTATGTCGCCATTTGATGCATGGCTATTGCTTAGAGGATTAAAAACACTTCATGTCAGAATGGATCGACATGTTAGCAATACAAAAGTAGTTTTAGAATTTTTAAAACAACAAGAAATCGTTAAAAATATATATTACCCGTTTGATGACAGTCATCCGCAAGTTGAAATTGCGAAACGCCAAATGCGTGAAGGTGGCGGTTTGATTTCATTTGAAATTGAGGGTGGTAAAAAAGAAGCGCAAGCCTTTTTAAATGCGTTATCACTGATCAAAATTGCTGTTAGTTTAGGAGATGCAGAAACATTGATTCAGCATCCAGCTACGATGACTCATGCGGTCGTGCCACCTGAAAGTAGACAAGCGATGGGCATCAGTGATTCCTTACTGCGTTTATCAGTTGGACTTGAGCATACAGACGACTTAATCGAAGACTTAAACAAAGCATTCGAGCAAGTGAAACCAAAACTTCAAGAAATCTAA
- the hisJ gene encoding histidinol-phosphatase HisJ — MKRDGHIHTPFCPHGTKDSTKLYIEKAIKSGFTDISFTEHAPLPANFSDPTPDQDSGMSTTQLTAYINEITYLKHVYEKDIRIRLGLEVDYIEGFEKETALFLDEIGPELDDSILSVHFLHVNDHYVCADFSKEVFTELATACGSVEAAYQLYYDTLEKSIYADLGQFKPRRIGHPTLIHKFQKAHGENINDDKQIRHILELIKNTGLELDVNGAGYSKSDCLEAYPPLPYIEFAQSLGVPLVFGSDAHSVNGLHKHYDKIYTYLS, encoded by the coding sequence ATGAAGCGAGACGGTCACATTCACACCCCCTTTTGTCCACACGGGACAAAAGACTCAACAAAATTATATATTGAAAAAGCAATAAAGTCCGGATTTACGGATATCTCTTTTACTGAACACGCTCCACTTCCAGCTAACTTTTCAGATCCTACTCCTGATCAAGACAGCGGCATGAGCACAACTCAGCTAACTGCCTATATAAATGAAATTACCTATCTTAAGCATGTTTATGAAAAAGATATTCGCATTCGATTAGGGTTGGAAGTTGATTACATTGAAGGCTTTGAAAAAGAAACAGCCCTTTTTTTGGATGAAATTGGTCCGGAATTAGATGATTCTATTTTATCGGTTCATTTCCTGCACGTAAATGACCACTATGTTTGCGCTGACTTTAGTAAAGAAGTATTTACAGAACTCGCAACGGCTTGCGGATCTGTAGAAGCTGCCTATCAGCTTTACTATGACACGCTTGAAAAATCGATTTACGCAGATCTTGGCCAATTCAAACCCAGACGAATTGGTCATCCCACATTAATTCACAAATTCCAAAAAGCACATGGCGAGAACATCAATGATGACAAACAAATCCGACACATTCTCGAGCTAATAAAGAACACCGGCTTAGAACTGGATGTAAACGGGGCGGGGTACTCGAAATCAGATTGTTTGGAAGCCTATCCTCCGCTCCCTTATATCGAATTCGCCCAATCACTTGGCGTTCCGTTAGTATTCGGCTCAGACGCCCATAGTGTCAATGGCTTGCATAAGCATTACGACAAAATTTATACTTACTTAAGTTAA
- a CDS encoding STAS domain-containing protein: protein MLKDQDLYEHLNAKTWEMTEDWYHSLDKSKAGVYGSTDPDKIALLKKQNHEFHLLFCTMFKEGKLNFKSDFQHWIDLVATDEAHLDTPIVEVIGEFFRTQQQYLDEIERFSLNHKEQVSLEKLMEWTKKIVEVISEVSLKFTDKNSKAAERRLNSQQQMIVEMSAPVILLANKIGMLPLVGEITPHRADIIFEKTLAQSSKHDLEKLFIDLSGVPMIDTMVAQQVFQLIKGLEIIGVKVALSGISPVIAQTAVQLGIKFIDIEVYNTLAQALKQNKVDSL, encoded by the coding sequence ATGTTAAAAGACCAAGATTTATATGAACACTTGAACGCAAAAACTTGGGAAATGACTGAAGACTGGTACCATTCACTGGACAAAAGTAAAGCAGGTGTTTATGGTTCGACCGATCCGGATAAAATCGCTCTATTAAAAAAACAAAATCATGAATTTCATCTTTTGTTTTGTACAATGTTTAAAGAGGGGAAGCTTAATTTTAAATCAGACTTTCAGCATTGGATAGACCTGGTTGCCACGGACGAAGCGCATCTCGACACACCTATTGTAGAAGTTATTGGTGAATTTTTTCGGACTCAACAGCAATACTTGGATGAAATTGAACGTTTTTCTTTGAATCATAAAGAGCAGGTAAGTCTTGAAAAGCTGATGGAATGGACAAAAAAAATCGTCGAAGTAATTAGTGAGGTAAGTCTTAAATTCACAGATAAAAATTCCAAGGCTGCAGAAAGACGATTGAACTCACAGCAACAAATGATTGTGGAAATGAGTGCGCCAGTTATTCTGTTGGCTAACAAGATTGGAATGCTACCATTGGTCGGCGAAATCACGCCACATCGTGCAGACATTATTTTTGAAAAAACATTGGCACAAAGTTCGAAACACGATTTAGAAAAACTATTTATTGATTTATCAGGCGTACCGATGATTGATACGATGGTTGCGCAACAAGTGTTCCAGCTAATCAAAGGTTTAGAAATCATTGGCGTAAAAGTGGCTTTATCTGGCATTAGTCCAGTCATCGCTCAAACTGCTGTGCAGTTAGGCATTAAATTTATTGATATTGAAGTGTACAACACGCTTGCTCAAGCATTAAAACAAAATAAAGTTGATTCATTGTAA